In Pseudochaenichthys georgianus chromosome 6, fPseGeo1.2, whole genome shotgun sequence, a single window of DNA contains:
- the rag2 gene encoding V(D)J recombination-activating protein 2 isoform X2: MTLQPLTPVKCAGLLQQGFSLLQLDGEVLLFGQKGWPKRSCPTGVFGVRFKLGEMKLRAISFSNDSCYLPPLRCPAVCRLDPYDGLPESYLIHGGRTPNNEISSSLYLLTMDSRGCNRKLTLCCKEKELVGEVPGARYGHTMSMVQSHGKTACVLFGGRSYMPAGERTTENWNSVVDCPPQVFLFDMEFGCSSAHTLPELSDGQSFHLAVAREDCVYFLGGHSLSSDSRPPRLFRLRVELLQGSPLLSCETIETGISISSAIISRTGLTRYIILGGYQSDSQKRMECSTVILNEKGITFEALESPQWTQDITQSRTWFGGSAGEGTIILAVPTEGRPSQADGHYFYHVSFQTEGESKEDEEAQGCSQESTDYDNSTPLEDSEELYFGREPHELEDIDGEEGNYNEEDEEDESQTGYWMKCCLSCQLNPNTWEPYYSTELFRPAMIFCSRGEGGHWVHAQCMELSELLLLRLSEGSKKYFCMDHGGLPFQEMTPPRQVTPLKRTPLKVKDRKTPPTIKMSPAKKSFFRRLFD, translated from the coding sequence ATGACCCTACAACCATTAACTCCAGTGAAGTGTGCAGGCCTCCTGCAGCAGGGCTTCTCTCTTCTGCAGCTGGATGGTGAAGTCCTCCTGTTTGGCCAGAAAGGCTGGCCCAAGCGCTCGTGTCCTACGGGAGTGTTTGGCGTCCGGTTTAAACTTGGTGAGATGAAGTTGAGGGCCATCTCTTTCTCCAATGACTCATGCTACCTTCCACCACTGCGCTGCCCTGCTGTTTGCCGCCTCGACCCCTATGATGGGCTTCCAGAGAGTTATCTCATCCACGGTGGCCGCACCCCAAATAATGAGATCTCCTCGAGCCTGTACCTACTGACCATGGATAGCCGTGGCTGCAATCGTAAGCTGACCCTGTGCTGTAAAGAGAAAGAACTGGTGGGAGAAGTACCCGGGGCCCGGTATGGCCACACTATGAGCATGGTTCAAAGCCATGGGAAGACAGCTTGTGTGTTGTTTGGGGGTAGATCCTACATGCCAGCAGGAGAGCGCACCACAGAGAACTGGAACAGCGTCGTCGACTGTCCTCCTCAGGTATTCCTGTTTGACATGGAGTTTGGTTGCTCCTCTGCCCATACTTTACCTGAGCTTAGCGACGGACAGTCTTTCCATTTAGCCGTTGCCAGAGAGGACTGTGTCTACTTCCTCGGCGGTCACTCGCTCTCTTCCGACTCCCGCCCCCCTCGACTCTTCCGCCTGCGTGTCGAGCTTTTGCAAGGCAGCCCCTTGCTTTCCTGTGAGACCATTGAAACTGGCATATCCATCTCAAGTGCCATAATCAGCCGTACTGGTCTTACTAGATATATCATCTTAGGGGGGTATCAGTCAGACTCTCAGAAGAGGATGGAGTGCAGCACTGTGATTCTGAATGAGAAAGGGATCACCTTCGAGGCCTTAGAATCACCTCAGTGGACCCAAGATATCACGCAAAGTCGCACTTGGTTTGGCGGCAGTGCTGGGGAGGGAACCATCATACTTGCTGTACCTACTGAGGGAAGGCCATCCCAAGCAGATGGGCATTATTTCTATCATGTGAGCTTCCAGACAGAGGGGGAATCAAAAGAGGACGAAGAAGCCCAGGGCTGCAGCCAGGAGTCAACAGATTACGACAACTCCACTCCTCTTGAAGACTCTGAAGAGCTCTACTTCGGCCGTGAGCCTCACGAACTGGAGGACATTGATGGAGAAGAGGGTAATTACaatgaggaggatgaggaggacgaATCGCAAAcaggctactggatgaaatgCTGCCTTAGCTGTCAGCTGAACCCCAACACGTGGGAGCCATATTACTCCACTGAGCTCTTCCGGCCTGCCATGATCTTCTGCtccagaggggagggggggcacTGGGTCCATGCCCAGTGTATGGAGCTgtctgagctgctgctgctcaggCTCTCTGAGGGCAGCAAAAAGTATTTCTGCATGGACCATGGAGGCCTGCCCTTCCAGGAGATGACCCCACCTCGGCAGGTCACGCCTCTGAAGCGCACCCCCTTGAAGGTTAAGGACAGGAAAACTCCTCCAACCATCAAGATGTCCCCTGCcaaaaaaagctttttcagAAGGCTTTTTGATTGA
- the rag2 gene encoding V(D)J recombination-activating protein 2 isoform X1, translating into MNDCVTLFIYFQPLDYVDHVSPGSCRKMTLQPLTPVKCAGLLQQGFSLLQLDGEVLLFGQKGWPKRSCPTGVFGVRFKLGEMKLRAISFSNDSCYLPPLRCPAVCRLDPYDGLPESYLIHGGRTPNNEISSSLYLLTMDSRGCNRKLTLCCKEKELVGEVPGARYGHTMSMVQSHGKTACVLFGGRSYMPAGERTTENWNSVVDCPPQVFLFDMEFGCSSAHTLPELSDGQSFHLAVAREDCVYFLGGHSLSSDSRPPRLFRLRVELLQGSPLLSCETIETGISISSAIISRTGLTRYIILGGYQSDSQKRMECSTVILNEKGITFEALESPQWTQDITQSRTWFGGSAGEGTIILAVPTEGRPSQADGHYFYHVSFQTEGESKEDEEAQGCSQESTDYDNSTPLEDSEELYFGREPHELEDIDGEEGNYNEEDEEDESQTGYWMKCCLSCQLNPNTWEPYYSTELFRPAMIFCSRGEGGHWVHAQCMELSELLLLRLSEGSKKYFCMDHGGLPFQEMTPPRQVTPLKRTPLKVKDRKTPPTIKMSPAKKSFFRRLFD; encoded by the exons ATGAATGACTGTGTAACCCTGTTTATATATTTTCAGCCTCTGGATTATGTGGATCATGTTTCTCCAG GCAGCTGCCGGAAGATGACCCTACAACCATTAACTCCAGTGAAGTGTGCAGGCCTCCTGCAGCAGGGCTTCTCTCTTCTGCAGCTGGATGGTGAAGTCCTCCTGTTTGGCCAGAAAGGCTGGCCCAAGCGCTCGTGTCCTACGGGAGTGTTTGGCGTCCGGTTTAAACTTGGTGAGATGAAGTTGAGGGCCATCTCTTTCTCCAATGACTCATGCTACCTTCCACCACTGCGCTGCCCTGCTGTTTGCCGCCTCGACCCCTATGATGGGCTTCCAGAGAGTTATCTCATCCACGGTGGCCGCACCCCAAATAATGAGATCTCCTCGAGCCTGTACCTACTGACCATGGATAGCCGTGGCTGCAATCGTAAGCTGACCCTGTGCTGTAAAGAGAAAGAACTGGTGGGAGAAGTACCCGGGGCCCGGTATGGCCACACTATGAGCATGGTTCAAAGCCATGGGAAGACAGCTTGTGTGTTGTTTGGGGGTAGATCCTACATGCCAGCAGGAGAGCGCACCACAGAGAACTGGAACAGCGTCGTCGACTGTCCTCCTCAGGTATTCCTGTTTGACATGGAGTTTGGTTGCTCCTCTGCCCATACTTTACCTGAGCTTAGCGACGGACAGTCTTTCCATTTAGCCGTTGCCAGAGAGGACTGTGTCTACTTCCTCGGCGGTCACTCGCTCTCTTCCGACTCCCGCCCCCCTCGACTCTTCCGCCTGCGTGTCGAGCTTTTGCAAGGCAGCCCCTTGCTTTCCTGTGAGACCATTGAAACTGGCATATCCATCTCAAGTGCCATAATCAGCCGTACTGGTCTTACTAGATATATCATCTTAGGGGGGTATCAGTCAGACTCTCAGAAGAGGATGGAGTGCAGCACTGTGATTCTGAATGAGAAAGGGATCACCTTCGAGGCCTTAGAATCACCTCAGTGGACCCAAGATATCACGCAAAGTCGCACTTGGTTTGGCGGCAGTGCTGGGGAGGGAACCATCATACTTGCTGTACCTACTGAGGGAAGGCCATCCCAAGCAGATGGGCATTATTTCTATCATGTGAGCTTCCAGACAGAGGGGGAATCAAAAGAGGACGAAGAAGCCCAGGGCTGCAGCCAGGAGTCAACAGATTACGACAACTCCACTCCTCTTGAAGACTCTGAAGAGCTCTACTTCGGCCGTGAGCCTCACGAACTGGAGGACATTGATGGAGAAGAGGGTAATTACaatgaggaggatgaggaggacgaATCGCAAAcaggctactggatgaaatgCTGCCTTAGCTGTCAGCTGAACCCCAACACGTGGGAGCCATATTACTCCACTGAGCTCTTCCGGCCTGCCATGATCTTCTGCtccagaggggagggggggcacTGGGTCCATGCCCAGTGTATGGAGCTgtctgagctgctgctgctcaggCTCTCTGAGGGCAGCAAAAAGTATTTCTGCATGGACCATGGAGGCCTGCCCTTCCAGGAGATGACCCCACCTCGGCAGGTCACGCCTCTGAAGCGCACCCCCTTGAAGGTTAAGGACAGGAAAACTCCTCCAACCATCAAGATGTCCCCTGCcaaaaaaagctttttcagAAGGCTTTTTGATTGA